One segment of Amycolatopsis alba DSM 44262 DNA contains the following:
- a CDS encoding HEAT repeat domain-containing protein: protein MGEIIDGVDWSRLEHNYGSASDVPGLLRTCASPDAGAASEALSDLSNKLFHQGGWVCPAATAALPWLTDLAADPAVHYRHEVVELISQLAGEAVTVSQRFTDSGWWPALDSARPRLLALLDDPDAAVRRAAILLAAEGIRHPETVAVLRRRWTAEADPAIRIDLVLAVGAVLTWSQDEVLLERLQALLAGGDPQPGLAAVHALAASDPAVAVSNVDRLVSTVLRADTVVWRDSEWMGQTPEALVHRTGGLLLGDPDAATVFARGIARAGDTAKRVAALGHAQRVLSRWRTVTEDLLPVLASHLDDESPEARYRAAALLACLGDQAAPYAERLTARTTDHAVREKRSVTTVGDAAVWALARQRHPGCVQGLVKRLSGSRLGFRFAGAYFDSDIPLLEQPAISEVLIPLRGHADALLDAVVGRLAKARRDGVLASNLCQVIAVWGPPAAAALPVVTRFLEDEKVLPAAAKAIGAMGPAAVGAADALRRQVAEPAAAWALWRIGADPGRAVAALTEHVARPNVRHTTIALLADLGPSAASCVDDLRTLTVSADFWTRAEAAYVLARVTGDPTEPVAVLTDLAEPLANGDCVPARIAALRYLADLDATGDRVRELAQAIADSPRRIACSGGWRTFAEDEQVRISASALLADH from the coding sequence GTGGGGGAAATCATCGACGGCGTGGACTGGTCGCGGCTCGAGCACAACTATGGCAGCGCGTCGGACGTTCCGGGTTTGCTCCGCACTTGCGCGAGCCCGGACGCGGGCGCTGCCTCGGAGGCGCTTTCCGATCTGTCGAACAAGCTTTTCCATCAGGGTGGCTGGGTGTGCCCGGCGGCTACTGCCGCGCTGCCCTGGCTGACCGATCTCGCCGCCGATCCGGCCGTGCACTACCGGCATGAGGTGGTCGAGCTGATCAGTCAGCTGGCGGGGGAGGCGGTCACGGTTTCCCAGCGGTTCACCGACTCTGGCTGGTGGCCCGCCTTGGACAGCGCGAGACCACGGTTGCTCGCCCTGCTGGACGACCCGGACGCGGCCGTGCGACGGGCGGCGATCCTGCTCGCCGCGGAGGGCATCCGCCATCCCGAGACGGTCGCGGTGCTGCGCCGCCGATGGACGGCGGAGGCAGACCCGGCGATCCGGATCGATCTCGTGCTCGCGGTGGGAGCCGTGCTCACCTGGTCGCAGGACGAGGTGCTGCTCGAGCGCTTGCAGGCGCTACTGGCCGGCGGCGATCCGCAGCCAGGGCTGGCCGCCGTGCACGCTCTGGCCGCGTCCGATCCGGCCGTCGCGGTGAGCAACGTCGACCGGTTGGTGTCGACCGTGTTGCGCGCCGACACTGTGGTGTGGCGGGATTCCGAGTGGATGGGACAAACGCCGGAGGCGCTTGTCCACCGGACCGGGGGGTTGTTGCTCGGCGATCCGGACGCGGCCACCGTGTTCGCCCGCGGCATCGCCCGTGCCGGGGACACGGCCAAGCGGGTCGCGGCGCTCGGGCACGCCCAGCGGGTGCTGTCGCGGTGGCGCACTGTCACCGAAGACCTTCTGCCGGTGCTGGCATCGCATCTCGACGATGAGTCGCCCGAGGCGCGTTACCGGGCGGCAGCCCTCCTGGCTTGCCTCGGAGACCAAGCCGCGCCTTATGCGGAGCGGTTGACCGCCCGTACCACCGATCACGCGGTGCGAGAGAAGCGTTCTGTGACGACCGTGGGCGACGCCGCGGTGTGGGCCCTGGCCCGTCAGCGGCATCCAGGCTGTGTGCAGGGTTTGGTGAAACGCCTGTCCGGTAGCCGTCTCGGGTTCCGCTTCGCGGGAGCTTACTTCGATTCGGACATACCGCTACTGGAGCAGCCGGCGATCAGCGAAGTCCTGATCCCGTTGCGCGGACACGCCGATGCCCTTCTCGACGCTGTCGTCGGCCGGCTGGCCAAGGCCCGACGTGACGGTGTACTCGCGTCGAACCTGTGCCAGGTGATCGCCGTGTGGGGGCCGCCCGCGGCGGCCGCCCTTCCGGTCGTGACCCGATTCCTCGAGGACGAGAAAGTGTTGCCTGCGGCGGCGAAAGCGATCGGGGCCATGGGACCCGCCGCGGTCGGTGCGGCGGACGCGTTGCGCCGTCAGGTAGCCGAACCGGCCGCGGCGTGGGCATTGTGGCGCATCGGTGCCGATCCCGGCAGAGCCGTCGCCGCGTTGACAGAGCACGTTGCCCGGCCGAACGTACGGCACACGACGATCGCGCTGCTCGCCGATCTCGGTCCGTCGGCGGCGTCCTGTGTCGACGATCTCCGGACGTTGACCGTTTCCGCAGACTTCTGGACCCGTGCCGAAGCGGCCTACGTCTTGGCCCGCGTCACCGGCGACCCGACCGAGCCCGTGGCCGTGCTGACGGACCTGGCCGAACCGCTCGCCAACGGCGATTGCGTGCCTGCCCGCATCGCGGCGCTCCGATACCTGGCCGACCTCGACGCGACCGGCGACCGGGTGCGCGAACTGGCACAGGCCATCGCCGACAGCCCGCGGCGGATCGCCTGCTCCGGCGGATGGCGCACCTTCGCCGAAGACGAACAAGTCCGCATCTCCGCATCAGCGTTGCTGGCCGATCACTGA
- a CDS encoding three-helix bundle dimerization domain-containing protein, producing the protein MCPTLADNSDKARIDERIQHLAERLAREHDRLPPGLVHRMVRAARTRFTQARIVNYVPVFVERTVRAHLDLTTGADERSFKPGTGNAARAYSLSEWARLAAHRLLAVPLPRRWAHTQGVARRADEVGYLFPSDEREVLLAAAWLHDIGYAPALTCTGFHPLDGARFLVRSGVPDRICALVARHTGAAAVAELCGLSGELVTFPDERGAVRDGLWFCDMTTGPDGGPVSYAERLAEIRARRGPDDPVVRALAVNGAERAAAVCRTEQLLQRNESRAGNRVRFSGSCSGIAYDT; encoded by the coding sequence GTGTGCCCCACACTAGCCGACAACTCGGACAAAGCGCGGATCGACGAGAGGATCCAGCACCTGGCGGAGCGCTTGGCGCGTGAGCACGACCGGCTGCCGCCGGGGCTGGTTCACCGGATGGTGCGAGCCGCCCGGACCCGCTTCACCCAGGCCCGGATCGTGAATTATGTGCCGGTTTTCGTCGAGCGGACGGTGCGCGCGCACCTGGATCTCACCACCGGCGCCGACGAGCGATCCTTCAAGCCTGGGACCGGGAACGCGGCACGGGCGTACTCGCTGTCCGAGTGGGCCCGGCTGGCGGCGCACCGCCTGCTGGCCGTTCCGCTGCCGCGCCGCTGGGCTCACACGCAAGGCGTGGCCCGACGGGCGGACGAGGTCGGGTACCTGTTCCCGTCGGACGAGCGTGAGGTCTTGCTGGCCGCGGCGTGGCTGCACGACATCGGCTACGCTCCCGCCCTCACCTGCACCGGGTTCCATCCGCTGGACGGGGCGCGATTCCTTGTCCGCAGCGGTGTGCCGGACCGGATCTGTGCCCTGGTCGCCCGCCACACCGGCGCGGCCGCCGTCGCGGAACTGTGCGGGCTCTCCGGCGAGCTCGTGACGTTCCCGGACGAACGGGGCGCGGTGCGCGACGGGTTGTGGTTCTGCGACATGACCACCGGCCCGGACGGCGGACCGGTGTCCTACGCCGAGCGGCTGGCCGAAATCCGCGCCCGCCGTGGCCCCGATGATCCCGTCGTACGCGCGTTGGCCGTCAACGGCGCCGAACGTGCCGCCGCTGTATGCCGCACTGAACAACTCCTTCAGCGCAACGAAAGCCGGGCAGGCAACCGTGTCCGGTTCTCCGGCAGCTGTTCCGGGATCGCTTACGACACCTGA
- a CDS encoding winged helix-turn-helix domain-containing protein, translating to MTTSDHSSEDASAKRDPIFETGPRLALCALLQGADWVEFATARDLVGASDSAVSKHSRTLEDAGYLEIRKGSVGRRPRTWLRLSPAGRAALRGHLTWLTNLRHAIDQPR from the coding sequence GTGACCACGTCCGATCATTCCTCCGAGGACGCGAGCGCCAAGCGCGACCCGATCTTCGAGACCGGGCCGCGTTTGGCGCTGTGCGCACTGCTGCAAGGCGCCGACTGGGTCGAGTTCGCGACCGCTCGCGACCTCGTCGGTGCCAGTGACTCCGCTGTCTCCAAGCACAGCCGGACCCTCGAAGACGCCGGTTACCTGGAAATCCGCAAAGGGTCGGTCGGGCGGCGACCCAGGACCTGGCTGCGGCTCTCGCCTGCCGGGCGCGCCGCGTTACGCGGCCACCTCACGTGGTTGACCAACCTGCGCCACGCCATCGACCAGCCGCGGTAA
- a CDS encoding GNAT family N-acetyltransferase — MSVLLVPLSRDNVRAVCELRLADDQHHLVAPAAYTVAEGNYEPDAILRAIHLDETPVGVLLVEVENGTPHLVRFMIDANHQGRGIGSRAVELLIDELRADGWETLETSVVPVTGGADGFWRRCGFHGTDRTHHGEPVFVRPLRP; from the coding sequence ATGTCCGTACTGCTAGTGCCGCTTTCCCGCGACAACGTCCGCGCCGTCTGCGAGCTCCGTCTGGCCGACGACCAACACCATCTCGTCGCGCCTGCCGCTTACACCGTCGCCGAAGGCAACTACGAACCGGACGCGATCCTGCGGGCCATCCACCTCGACGAAACACCGGTCGGTGTCCTGCTCGTAGAGGTCGAGAACGGGACACCACATCTGGTCAGATTCATGATCGACGCAAACCATCAAGGCCGCGGAATCGGCAGCCGCGCCGTCGAACTGCTGATAGACGAACTGCGCGCGGACGGCTGGGAGACGCTCGAGACCAGCGTCGTACCGGTCACGGGCGGCGCCGACGGGTTCTGGCGCCGCTGCGGCTTTCACGGCACGGACCGCACCCACCACGGCGAGCCGGTATTCGTACGACCGCTACGCCCCTGA
- a CDS encoding ubiquinol-cytochrome c reductase iron-sulfur subunit, producing MSAARKFVEDMLARRRVRRAKITEDDAADIRTAILLNSARSGGDRPDEEFVASLSARLAAEADGKPRVDTRRRFVQTTSVAAAAAAVGATVDHLLQTSPSLPEATIVPHDGQWRAVVSSTELAEGAVRPFDFGTVAGFVQRAGGEVHAVSGICTHLGCRLALDVATLRLNCPCHRTAFTVDGAVVFHQLPVAPPPLPRLEVRENSGNVEVLVPQRPV from the coding sequence GTGAGCGCGGCAAGGAAGTTCGTCGAGGACATGCTCGCCCGGCGACGGGTCCGCCGTGCCAAGATCACCGAGGACGACGCGGCCGACATCCGCACGGCGATCCTGCTCAACTCGGCCCGGTCCGGCGGCGACCGGCCGGACGAGGAGTTCGTGGCCAGCCTCAGCGCCCGGCTCGCGGCCGAGGCGGACGGCAAACCGAGGGTCGATACCCGCCGCAGGTTCGTCCAGACCACCTCGGTGGCTGCGGCCGCCGCCGCGGTGGGTGCGACCGTGGATCACTTGCTCCAGACGTCTCCTTCCCTGCCGGAGGCGACCATCGTGCCCCACGATGGTCAGTGGCGGGCCGTGGTGTCGTCCACCGAGTTGGCGGAGGGCGCGGTGCGGCCGTTCGACTTCGGCACGGTCGCCGGGTTCGTGCAACGGGCCGGTGGCGAGGTGCACGCGGTGTCCGGGATCTGCACGCACCTGGGGTGCAGACTCGCATTGGACGTCGCGACCCTGCGGTTGAACTGCCCGTGCCACCGGACGGCGTTCACTGTGGACGGTGCGGTCGTGTTCCATCAGTTGCCCGTGGCGCCGCCGCCGTTGCCCAGGCTGGAGGTCCGGGAGAACTCGGGGAACGTCGAGGTCCTGGTGCCCCAACGGCCGGTGTGA
- a CDS encoding MFS transporter, protein MTVDADPLCDAVPARPKLPLGALLAFATVVFIGCVTETLPAGVLLGISADLRVSEAQAGQLVTVYAISTAVTAVPLTALSRRLPRRALLLCLILGFAVVNAITAVSSVYALTLVARILAGAVSGVLWAMIPGYAMRLVPAAHAGKALAIAMIGTPIGFAIGVPAGTILGDLIGWRYAFALLVAITVLLAGWVRWQAPPLPGEPAGHRAEPWKVLAIKGFPAVLVTTFVFVLGHNILYTYLGPVLAATGEARQLGTVLLVFGVTSVLGLWVVGTVIDKWPRALVLASTAVFVIAGALIGSAADQPVVLYGAVALWGLAFGGAPTFFPAAAARVAGRTADVAQSLAITVWNLAIAGGALVGGSVLDQAGTTTPLPWIAVALAALACAVAIAARHGFPAARR, encoded by the coding sequence ATGACTGTGGATGCCGATCCTTTGTGTGACGCGGTGCCGGCTCGCCCGAAGCTGCCGCTCGGCGCGCTGCTGGCTTTCGCGACGGTGGTCTTCATCGGTTGCGTGACCGAGACGCTGCCCGCCGGGGTGCTGCTCGGTATCAGCGCCGACCTGCGCGTTTCCGAGGCACAGGCCGGACAACTGGTGACGGTGTACGCGATCAGCACGGCGGTGACGGCGGTGCCGCTGACCGCGCTGAGCCGTCGCTTGCCGCGTCGCGCGCTGTTGCTGTGCCTGATCCTCGGCTTCGCCGTTGTCAACGCGATCACCGCGGTTTCTTCGGTCTACGCGCTGACCTTGGTGGCGCGGATCCTCGCGGGCGCGGTGTCCGGGGTGCTGTGGGCGATGATTCCCGGCTACGCCATGCGGTTGGTCCCGGCGGCCCACGCGGGGAAGGCGCTGGCGATCGCGATGATCGGCACCCCGATCGGGTTCGCGATCGGGGTGCCCGCCGGGACGATACTGGGCGACCTGATCGGCTGGCGCTACGCGTTCGCCCTGTTGGTCGCCATCACGGTGCTGCTGGCGGGCTGGGTCCGGTGGCAGGCCCCGCCGCTGCCGGGGGAACCGGCGGGGCATCGTGCGGAACCGTGGAAGGTCCTTGCCATCAAAGGCTTTCCCGCGGTCCTGGTCACCACGTTCGTCTTCGTGCTCGGCCACAACATCCTCTACACCTACCTCGGTCCGGTACTGGCCGCGACCGGTGAAGCACGGCAGCTCGGTACCGTGCTGCTGGTCTTCGGCGTCACCTCCGTCCTCGGCCTCTGGGTGGTGGGCACGGTGATCGACAAGTGGCCGCGTGCGCTGGTGCTCGCTTCGACGGCGGTGTTCGTCATCGCGGGCGCGCTGATCGGTTCCGCCGCGGACCAGCCGGTGGTGCTCTACGGCGCCGTCGCCTTGTGGGGCTTGGCTTTCGGTGGTGCCCCCACCTTCTTCCCCGCGGCTGCCGCCAGGGTCGCCGGACGTACCGCGGACGTCGCGCAGTCGCTGGCGATCACGGTCTGGAACCTCGCGATCGCGGGTGGCGCACTCGTGGGCGGATCGGTGCTCGACCAGGCCGGAACCACGACGCCGCTGCCGTGGATCGCGGTCGCACTGGCCGCGCTGGCCTGTGCCGTGGCGATCGCCGCCCGGCACGGGTTCCCGGCTGCCCGAAGGTGA
- a CDS encoding VOC family protein: MVTSIHSITFDTAGDPYELAQFWSMAVGRPMSVEDEPGDPEVSLIAEGQPTMLFIRVPEDKVVKNRVHLDLQPRDRTRDEEVDLLIGAGAKLFEDHRRPDGTGWVTLTDPEGNEFCVERSAAERDAT, from the coding sequence ATGGTCACAAGTATTCACAGCATCACCTTCGATACCGCCGGTGATCCGTACGAGCTGGCACAGTTCTGGTCGATGGCGGTCGGACGCCCGATGAGCGTCGAGGACGAGCCCGGCGACCCCGAGGTGTCGCTGATCGCCGAGGGACAGCCGACGATGCTGTTCATCCGAGTGCCTGAGGACAAAGTGGTGAAGAACCGCGTACACCTCGATCTGCAACCTCGGGATCGCACCCGAGATGAAGAGGTCGACCTGTTGATCGGTGCCGGCGCGAAGCTCTTCGAGGACCACCGTCGGCCGGACGGCACCGGCTGGGTCACGCTCACGGATCCGGAAGGCAACGAATTCTGCGTGGAACGCAGCGCCGCCGAAAGAGACGCCACGTAG
- a CDS encoding DUF2695 domain-containing protein produces MSAIPSLSEDGARGLWAGGRPERDEYFFTSVAATGTVWAWDFETGLLEIDDQDNALVPLWPHPRLAVMAAEAMGFEDAGPAVPVDVDVLLDEVFERFHREGHEIAVLPTDGHFTSILSLERFRVKVFEARLQTAGLTDQAARARREEFHADRVRRADRRLGLTPEDRHALVEHLRERLASAACDHRFTFPATRDWIEARGSSWDLLSRSAVKVLGACDCETLEHFRVTES; encoded by the coding sequence ATGAGCGCGATCCCCTCGTTGTCGGAGGACGGGGCCCGTGGCCTGTGGGCCGGAGGCCGTCCTGAGCGCGACGAGTATTTCTTCACCAGTGTCGCCGCCACCGGGACGGTGTGGGCGTGGGACTTCGAGACCGGACTGCTGGAGATCGACGACCAGGACAACGCCCTGGTCCCGTTGTGGCCGCATCCCCGGCTGGCCGTGATGGCCGCCGAGGCGATGGGGTTCGAGGACGCCGGCCCGGCGGTCCCGGTCGACGTCGACGTGCTGCTGGACGAGGTGTTCGAGCGCTTCCACCGGGAGGGACACGAGATCGCCGTCCTGCCCACCGACGGCCACTTCACCAGCATCCTGTCGCTGGAGCGATTCCGGGTGAAGGTCTTCGAGGCGCGGCTGCAGACCGCCGGGCTGACCGACCAGGCCGCCCGTGCCCGGCGGGAGGAGTTCCACGCGGACCGGGTCCGGCGCGCGGACCGGCGGCTCGGCCTGACGCCGGAAGACCGGCACGCCCTCGTGGAGCACCTGCGGGAACGCCTGGCGAGCGCGGCCTGCGACCACCGGTTCACCTTCCCCGCCACCCGCGACTGGATCGAAGCCCGAGGATCGTCCTGGGACCTGCTCTCCCGATCAGCGGTGAAAGTGCTGGGCGCCTGCGACTGTGAAACCCTCGAACACTTCCGGGTCACCGAATCCTGA
- a CDS encoding HEAT repeat domain-containing protein yields MTARELVDRFGRANAEERFQALRLLVPGKTESPVLGPFLLATANDVAEDDLVRVEAIRAIPLLDFTDPDLAVTCREALFRLVGEDEDWDVRNAAGCAVFDLPGAQDSIEPMRAMMAAEPEELVRENVSAAISLFLRRS; encoded by the coding sequence ATGACTGCACGGGAATTGGTCGACCGGTTCGGCCGAGCGAACGCGGAAGAGCGTTTCCAGGCGTTGCGGCTGCTGGTTCCCGGCAAGACCGAGTCGCCGGTGCTCGGCCCTTTCCTGCTCGCGACCGCGAACGACGTCGCCGAGGACGATCTGGTGCGGGTCGAGGCGATCAGGGCGATTCCACTGCTCGACTTCACCGATCCGGACCTGGCCGTAACGTGCCGGGAGGCGCTGTTCCGGCTCGTCGGCGAGGACGAGGACTGGGATGTCCGCAACGCCGCGGGTTGCGCGGTGTTCGACCTGCCCGGCGCCCAAGACAGCATCGAACCGATGCGTGCCATGATGGCCGCCGAACCGGAAGAGCTCGTGCGGGAGAACGTGTCCGCCGCGATCAGCCTGTTCCTGCGCCGTTCCTGA
- a CDS encoding carbonic anhydrase, with amino-acid sequence MSDAPPTPSEAFDLLLTGNQRFVAGTPEHPNQDATRRAETVPGQRPFAVLFGCSDSRLAAEIIFDRGLGDLFVVRTAGHVAGSEVLGSIEYAVSVLECPLVVVLGHDSCGAVAATRAALTEGLGTNSFVRDVIERVTPSILAARAAGLTGDDDIIDEHIRHTVDLLADRSRLISDKIETGETAIAGLSYRLADGSARVVTTRGLTERRT; translated from the coding sequence ATGAGCGACGCGCCGCCGACCCCCTCCGAGGCCTTCGACCTTCTGCTCACCGGTAACCAGCGTTTCGTCGCGGGCACCCCGGAGCACCCGAACCAGGACGCCACCCGCCGCGCCGAAACAGTCCCCGGACAGCGTCCCTTCGCCGTCCTCTTCGGCTGTTCCGACTCGCGGCTGGCCGCCGAGATCATCTTCGACCGCGGACTGGGCGACCTGTTCGTCGTCCGCACCGCCGGCCACGTCGCCGGTTCGGAGGTACTGGGCAGCATCGAGTACGCGGTCAGCGTCCTCGAATGTCCCCTGGTCGTCGTGCTGGGCCACGACTCCTGCGGCGCCGTCGCCGCGACCCGCGCGGCGCTGACCGAAGGACTCGGCACCAACAGCTTCGTCCGCGACGTCATCGAACGGGTCACCCCGAGCATCCTCGCCGCCCGCGCCGCCGGCCTCACCGGCGACGACGACATCATCGACGAGCACATCCGCCACACCGTCGACCTCCTGGCCGACCGTTCCCGCCTGATCTCCGACAAGATCGAAACCGGGGAGACCGCGATCGCCGGACTGTCCTACCGCCTGGCCGACGGCAGCGCCCGTGTCGTCACCACCCGCGGGTTGACCGAGCGGCGGACCTGA
- a CDS encoding ESX secretion-associated protein EspG: MTRSAVTMALPTLPVLVYEVLWERLGLGPMPSPLLVRRHGRDDAERQEYLARAHRWLTSNSLGDAGNLDGDLVQALRAMDDRDLALSLRYSDSFGRMAIGCFPQSTGRALRVAVRNETVELGWMNAARMAEGMLEALPDVQPGIGRPLRVGELAFLRSGRTWRRSGLLSDGKRSLIEHGVAPEGAEWFLRVLSRARAIGQASAERSGTAGEELATGHPLSFVDSYDGRYAVMRSYGSVTLMPADGATLAVLIKGLAHDDFIESRPARDTGAFSHLW; the protein is encoded by the coding sequence ATGACGCGCAGTGCGGTGACGATGGCGCTGCCCACTCTCCCCGTGCTGGTCTACGAAGTGCTGTGGGAGCGGCTCGGCCTCGGGCCCATGCCGTCGCCTCTTCTGGTGCGCCGCCACGGCCGCGATGACGCGGAGCGACAAGAGTATCTTGCTCGCGCACATCGATGGCTGACGTCGAACAGTCTCGGCGACGCGGGCAACCTCGACGGTGATCTGGTGCAGGCTTTGCGGGCGATGGACGACCGCGACCTCGCGCTGTCCTTGCGTTACAGCGACTCCTTCGGACGGATGGCGATCGGCTGTTTTCCTCAGTCCACCGGCCGGGCGCTGCGCGTGGCGGTACGGAACGAGACCGTGGAACTGGGCTGGATGAACGCGGCGAGGATGGCGGAAGGCATGCTGGAAGCGTTGCCCGATGTCCAGCCGGGCATCGGGCGGCCTCTTCGCGTGGGCGAACTCGCCTTCCTCCGGTCGGGCCGGACGTGGCGGCGATCGGGGCTGCTCAGCGATGGGAAGCGATCGTTGATCGAGCACGGGGTGGCCCCTGAAGGCGCCGAGTGGTTCCTGCGTGTTCTGTCGAGGGCGAGGGCGATCGGACAGGCGAGTGCGGAGCGATCGGGAACCGCCGGGGAAGAGCTGGCAACCGGCCACCCACTGTCCTTTGTGGATAGTTATGATGGCCGGTACGCCGTCATGCGGAGCTACGGATCGGTCACGCTCATGCCTGCCGACGGTGCGACGTTGGCAGTCCTGATCAAAGGCCTCGCACACGACGACTTCATCGAGAGCAGGCCGGCGCGCGATACCGGTGCGTTCAGCCACCTGTGGTGA
- a CDS encoding MerR family transcriptional regulator, whose protein sequence is MRIGELSTRTGVSIRLLRYYEEKELLRSTRDDNGYREYTEASLDRVHKIRGLLEHGIPTRIIRAILPCLNSPGAIHMRVVAPETLAKLEHEREQIHRRIEALTKDREAIDAYLEQSRPRLRGQE, encoded by the coding sequence ATGCGAATCGGGGAGCTGTCGACGCGTACCGGTGTTTCCATCCGGTTGCTGCGGTACTACGAAGAAAAAGAGCTGCTCAGGTCCACCAGGGACGACAACGGCTACCGCGAGTACACCGAAGCCTCCCTGGACCGGGTCCACAAGATCCGCGGCCTGCTCGAGCACGGCATCCCCACCCGGATCATCCGTGCCATCCTGCCGTGCTTGAACAGTCCCGGCGCGATCCACATGCGCGTCGTCGCGCCCGAAACGCTGGCCAAACTGGAGCACGAACGGGAGCAGATCCACCGGCGCATCGAGGCGCTCACCAAGGACCGGGAAGCGATCGACGCCTACCTGGAGCAGTCCCGCCCACGTCTGCGCGGGCAGGAGTGA
- a CDS encoding RNA polymerase sigma factor: MDAYPDWDAIYRDNVERVYRLMYAKVGNRPDAEDLTTEVFMTALRPMRASASVGEVRAYLLATARTVLATFWRRTLGQEITTLQEERDVDLPTDDKPLGDTGASEVNRILAELPDRYRRILRLRFLEGCSIKEAAVELGVSVGNAKVLQHRALRQATVVAERMRT, translated from the coding sequence ATGGACGCATATCCAGACTGGGATGCCATCTACCGGGACAACGTCGAGCGCGTCTACCGGTTGATGTACGCGAAAGTGGGTAATCGCCCGGATGCCGAAGATCTCACCACGGAGGTGTTCATGACCGCTTTGCGGCCCATGCGTGCCTCAGCGAGCGTGGGCGAGGTTCGCGCATACCTGTTGGCGACCGCACGTACGGTTCTGGCCACGTTCTGGCGGCGCACACTCGGCCAGGAGATCACCACTTTGCAGGAAGAACGGGACGTCGATCTGCCGACCGACGACAAGCCCCTGGGGGATACCGGGGCATCCGAGGTGAACCGGATCCTTGCCGAGCTGCCCGACCGGTACCGGCGCATCCTGCGGCTGCGCTTCCTGGAGGGCTGCTCCATCAAGGAGGCCGCGGTGGAATTGGGGGTCAGTGTCGGCAACGCGAAAGTGTTGCAGCACCGAGCCTTACGCCAGGCAACGGTGGTGGCAGAGAGGATGCGGACGTGA
- a CDS encoding class I SAM-dependent methyltransferase, whose product MRAFPSGDLLDVGCGPGMMVHYLLGANDGEFRITACDQSAAMIDLVARGLREDDRVRLHVADIADMPFPGRSFDIVLAMGVLEYVEAGRALREIARVTKPGGFVVATMLNPFSPYRLFEWGAFWPARRLLGRIERLFGVPEERRHRARKSGIHALPSFELVRLMRESGLQPRDVLFYDITALVPPFDRLVRPWTYRWRYAPERTVSRRSRRWLGTGYLVVAQLPAKTRVPESAEREVRVGTP is encoded by the coding sequence TTGCGGGCCTTCCCATCCGGCGACCTGCTCGACGTGGGGTGCGGGCCGGGGATGATGGTCCACTACCTGCTCGGCGCCAACGATGGTGAGTTCCGGATCACCGCGTGCGACCAGTCCGCCGCGATGATCGACTTGGTCGCGCGCGGACTGCGCGAGGACGACAGGGTGCGGCTGCATGTCGCCGACATCGCCGACATGCCTTTCCCCGGCCGCAGCTTTGACATCGTGCTGGCGATGGGAGTGCTGGAGTACGTCGAGGCCGGGCGCGCTCTGCGCGAGATCGCGCGAGTGACGAAGCCCGGCGGTTTCGTCGTGGCCACGATGCTCAACCCGTTCAGTCCATACCGTCTGTTCGAGTGGGGCGCGTTCTGGCCGGCGCGACGCCTGCTCGGACGGATCGAGCGGCTATTCGGCGTCCCGGAGGAGCGCAGGCATCGCGCGCGCAAAAGCGGCATCCATGCCTTGCCGTCGTTCGAACTGGTTCGCCTGATGCGGGAATCGGGCTTGCAGCCGCGTGACGTCTTGTTCTACGACATCACGGCACTGGTCCCGCCGTTCGACCGCCTGGTCCGACCGTGGACGTACCGATGGCGGTATGCCCCCGAGCGCACAGTGAGCCGGAGGTCCCGCCGATGGCTCGGGACCGGGTATCTCGTCGTCGCCCAGTTGCCCGCGAAGACGCGAGTCCCCGAATCCGCGGAGCGGGAGGTGCGCGTGGGGACACCGTGA